From the Streptomyces sp. KMM 9044 genome, one window contains:
- a CDS encoding dynamin family protein yields MVTLDVRPQLLDALSALRDRVAAARFPLPVAGASRARANRDELLAQLDDYLVPRLREPQSPLLAVVGGSTGAGKSTLVNSLVGRRVSEAGVLRPTTRTPVLVCHPEDHHWFSGMRVLPDLTRVWGPRRETDDLLLPGENPARVLRIETAETVPPGLALLDAPDIDSLVADNRVLAAELICAADIWVMVTTAARYADAVPWHMLRAAKEYDVSLVTVLDRVPHQVVSEVSRQYGALLTKAGLGHVPRFTVPELPESAWGGGLLPASAVASLRTWLVHQTQDPAARAHVMARTAHGILDSLNSRMPELAGAAAAQHAAALRLTSAVEGAYNREHARLRGRLQAGTVLAGDALKRWRAFPLDCTPRELLDTLVEGLGTLLLCAVAAADERVDAAWRREPAARAPEFTEREGAAEGAEHRIGLAVRRWRRELEEYAEEEVRELDRGAAADPETVAALVATALLSGRRARTAGEKLAQRAGARGAVRLRDRGGRLLIEHVDRIMHTERERRLAPLDALEVHPEPQAELIAALSVLQKER; encoded by the coding sequence GTGGTGACCTTGGACGTACGGCCTCAGCTGCTCGACGCACTTTCCGCCCTGCGCGACCGTGTCGCCGCCGCGCGCTTCCCACTGCCTGTGGCGGGGGCCTCACGCGCGCGTGCCAACCGCGACGAACTGCTCGCGCAGCTCGACGACTACCTGGTGCCCCGCCTGAGAGAGCCCCAGTCGCCGCTGCTCGCCGTGGTGGGGGGGTCCACCGGGGCCGGCAAGTCCACCCTGGTGAACTCACTCGTGGGGCGGCGTGTCAGTGAGGCGGGCGTGCTGCGGCCGACGACGCGGACACCGGTACTCGTCTGCCACCCCGAGGACCACCACTGGTTCAGCGGCATGCGCGTGCTGCCCGACCTCACGCGTGTGTGGGGGCCCCGACGGGAGACCGACGACCTGCTGCTTCCGGGCGAGAACCCCGCGCGCGTCCTGCGCATCGAGACCGCCGAGACCGTCCCGCCCGGCCTCGCTCTGCTCGATGCCCCCGACATCGACTCCCTCGTCGCCGACAACCGCGTCCTCGCCGCCGAACTCATCTGCGCCGCGGACATCTGGGTCATGGTCACCACTGCCGCCCGCTACGCCGACGCCGTGCCCTGGCACATGCTGCGTGCCGCCAAGGAGTACGACGTCAGTCTGGTGACCGTCCTGGACCGGGTGCCCCACCAGGTCGTGTCCGAGGTGTCCCGGCAGTACGGCGCCCTCCTCACCAAGGCCGGACTCGGCCACGTACCGCGCTTCACCGTGCCCGAACTTCCCGAGTCGGCCTGGGGCGGCGGGCTTCTGCCGGCTTCCGCCGTGGCGTCGTTGCGGACCTGGCTCGTCCACCAGACGCAGGACCCCGCCGCCCGCGCGCACGTCATGGCGCGCACCGCCCACGGCATCCTCGACTCCCTCAACTCCCGCATGCCGGAACTCGCCGGTGCCGCCGCAGCGCAGCACGCCGCCGCACTGCGGCTCACCTCCGCAGTCGAGGGGGCGTACAACAGGGAGCACGCGCGCCTGCGCGGCCGGCTGCAGGCCGGAACCGTGCTCGCCGGTGACGCGCTCAAGCGGTGGCGCGCCTTCCCGCTCGACTGCACGCCCCGGGAGCTCCTCGACACCCTCGTGGAGGGCCTGGGCACCCTGCTGCTGTGCGCCGTCGCCGCCGCCGACGAGCGGGTCGACGCCGCCTGGAGACGCGAACCGGCCGCGAGGGCACCGGAGTTCACCGAACGCGAAGGGGCGGCGGAGGGCGCCGAGCACCGGATCGGGCTGGCCGTACGGCGATGGCGGCGCGAACTGGAGGAGTACGCCGAGGAAGAGGTCCGCGAGCTCGACCGCGGTGCCGCCGCCGATCCCGAGACGGTCGCCGCCCTGGTCGCCACGGCGCTGCTGAGCGGGCGCCGGGCGCGGACCGCGGGGGAGAAGCTCGCCCAACGGGCCGGCGCGCGCGGGGCGGTGCGGCTGCGTGACCGGGGCGGGCGGCTGCTCATCGAGCACGTGGACCGGATCATGCACACCGAACGTGAACGCCGGCTCGCACCGCTCGACGCGCTCGAGGTCCATCCGGAGCCCCAGGCCGAACTCATCGCCGCGTTGTCCGTACTGCAGAAGGAGAGGTGA
- a CDS encoding YfjP family GTPase, giving the protein MSETAGSGTRTRIRTGAGTGAEGRAGTGAEGGAGFGFGAEPCAPPGARAPAPQRVTPLVYEAPLASRLEALRELVGLSRARLDSRTLAGAGRVLDEAAARRGLSGQHTVVAIAGATGSGKSQLFNTLAGVVISETGVRRPTTAAPIACSWSDGAAGLIERLGIPPRLRRRPLQATADADERLRGLILVDLPDHDSAAVQHREQVDRVLAVVDAVIWVVDPEKYADAMLHERYLRPMAAHAEVMFVVLNQVDRLPGEAAEQVLDDLRRLLDEDGIALGEYGEPGTTVLALSALTGDGVGELREALGRFVAERGAAGRRIAADVDIAAARLWPVYANRRWAGLSEEAREEFTDRLADAVGATAAGEAAERAWLRNANRACGTPWLRLWRWYEDRGGLPTGKLPQRTQPDEETAARQRVEQAVRTVSDRASDGLPEPWALAVREAAVRGSQGLPEALDALAARAALPPGRPPRPGWWPAAVLAQASMTIIQFIGGLWLVGQIIGFMSPNLGVPVLLMAIGIVGGPIVEWSCRMAARGPARRHGLEAERRLREAAAGCGRARVLDPVASELLRYREVREEYGRVAGAGIGVS; this is encoded by the coding sequence GTGAGTGAGACAGCCGGGTCCGGGACGAGGACCCGGATCCGGACCGGGGCAGGTACCGGGGCGGAGGGCAGAGCAGGTACCGGGGCGGAGGGCGGGGCCGGTTTCGGGTTCGGAGCCGAACCGTGCGCCCCCCCGGGGGCCCGCGCGCCCGCGCCACAGAGGGTGACCCCTCTGGTGTACGAGGCGCCCCTGGCGTCCCGGCTGGAGGCGTTGCGTGAGCTGGTGGGGTTGTCCCGGGCCCGGCTCGACAGCCGGACGCTGGCCGGGGCGGGCCGGGTCCTCGACGAGGCCGCCGCGCGGCGCGGGCTCTCCGGGCAGCACACCGTCGTCGCCATCGCGGGCGCGACCGGCAGCGGCAAGTCGCAGCTGTTCAACACGCTCGCCGGAGTCGTCATTTCGGAGACCGGTGTACGACGGCCGACCACCGCCGCGCCCATCGCGTGCAGTTGGAGTGACGGTGCTGCGGGCCTCATCGAACGGCTCGGCATCCCGCCCAGGTTGCGCCGGCGCCCGCTGCAGGCGACGGCGGACGCGGACGAGCGGCTGCGCGGACTCATCCTCGTCGACCTGCCGGACCACGACTCGGCGGCCGTGCAGCACCGCGAACAGGTCGACCGGGTGCTGGCCGTGGTTGACGCCGTCATCTGGGTCGTCGACCCGGAGAAGTACGCCGACGCGATGCTGCATGAGCGTTATCTGCGGCCCATGGCGGCCCACGCGGAGGTCATGTTCGTCGTCCTCAACCAGGTCGACCGGCTGCCCGGGGAGGCCGCCGAACAGGTCCTGGACGATCTGCGCCGCCTGCTCGACGAGGACGGCATCGCCCTGGGCGAGTACGGCGAACCCGGTACGACGGTCCTCGCGCTGTCCGCGCTCACCGGCGACGGGGTCGGCGAACTCCGCGAAGCGCTCGGCCGGTTCGTGGCCGAGCGGGGGGCGGCCGGCCGCCGTATCGCCGCGGACGTGGACATCGCCGCGGCCCGGCTGTGGCCCGTCTACGCCAACCGCCGCTGGGCCGGGCTCAGTGAGGAGGCACGGGAGGAGTTCACGGACCGGCTCGCGGACGCCGTGGGCGCCACCGCGGCGGGTGAGGCGGCGGAACGCGCATGGCTGCGCAACGCCAACCGCGCGTGCGGCACCCCGTGGCTGCGGCTGTGGCGCTGGTACGAGGACCGGGGCGGGCTGCCCACCGGAAAGCTTCCGCAGCGGACGCAGCCCGACGAGGAGACCGCCGCCAGGCAGCGGGTGGAGCAGGCGGTGCGCACGGTGTCCGACCGGGCCTCGGACGGGCTGCCGGAGCCGTGGGCCCTGGCGGTGCGCGAGGCGGCCGTACGGGGCTCCCAGGGGCTGCCGGAGGCACTGGACGCCCTCGCCGCGCGCGCCGCGCTGCCGCCGGGGCGGCCACCGCGGCCCGGATGGTGGCCGGCGGCCGTGCTCGCCCAGGCGTCCATGACGATCATCCAGTTCATCGGCGGGCTGTGGCTGGTGGGCCAGATCATCGGGTTCATGTCGCCGAACCTGGGGGTTCCGGTGCTGCTGATGGCGATCGGCATCGTCGGCGGTCCGATCGTCGAGTGGAGCTGCCGGATGGCGGCCCGCGGGCCGGCCCGGCGGCACGGGCTGGAGGCGGAGAGACGGCTGCGGGAGGCCGCCGCGGGGTGCGGCCGCGCCAGGGTCCTGGACCCGGTGGCCTCGGAGCTGCTGCGGTACCGGGAGGTACGGGAGGAGTACGGACGGGTGGCGGGGGCGGGCATCGGGGTGAGCTGA
- a CDS encoding single-stranded DNA-binding protein, producing the protein MNETMICAVGNVATQPVFRETASGPVARFRLAVTSRYWNRDKAMWADGHTNFFTVWANRRLATNTTASLSVGEPVIVQGRLKVRTETREGQQGRTSADIDAVAIGHDLARGTAAFRRAGRSDRQQASPDRPEPTWETRPPDEPGEAAEAAEEVEEVEAAERAEAAGVSDASGPVVAQQAPEPAMVT; encoded by the coding sequence ATGAACGAGACGATGATCTGCGCGGTGGGCAACGTGGCGACGCAGCCGGTGTTCCGGGAGACGGCGTCCGGACCGGTGGCGAGGTTCCGGCTGGCGGTCACGTCGCGGTACTGGAACCGGGACAAGGCCATGTGGGCGGACGGACACACCAACTTCTTCACGGTGTGGGCCAACCGCCGGCTCGCCACCAACACCACTGCCTCGCTGTCGGTGGGCGAACCCGTGATCGTGCAGGGGCGGCTGAAGGTGCGCACGGAGACACGCGAGGGTCAGCAGGGCCGTACCTCGGCGGACATCGACGCGGTCGCGATCGGCCACGACCTGGCCCGGGGCACGGCGGCCTTCCGCCGCGCGGGCCGCTCGGACCGGCAACAGGCCTCCCCGGACCGGCCGGAGCCCACGTGGGAGACCAGGCCACCGGACGAGCCGGGTGAGGCAGCCGAAGCAGCCGAGGAGGTTGAGGAGGTTGAGGCAGCCGAACGGGCGGAAGCAGCAGGTGTGTCCGACGCGTCCGGGCCGGTCGTCGCCCAGCAGGCTCCGGAACCAGCCATGGTGACGTGA
- a CDS encoding Cys-Gln thioester bond-forming surface protein: protein MRRLTAGTLVAGFAAAGVLAGAGTAAAGDGTTRGEGGAAATVDGLKTYGEAVIRSAAGNQQVSAGLFEMSVEGGGMLQTYCVDIHTPTQTDAEYDETAWSGTSLGANEDAGRIHWILRNSYPQVNDLAALADRAGVRGELTEQDAAAGTQVAIWRYSDDVDVDAVDPQAEQLADYLEKNARNQPEPKASLTLDPPAVSGRPGGLLGPVTVRTDAGSVTVSPPADATTSGIRILDADGLPVTTAVDGTRVFFEIPEDAQADTVQLTAQASTTVPVGRAFASGSRSQTQILAGSSTSTVSATASATWAEQGAIPAMSARKNCAEGGVDVITANQDDEPFTFELAGREYTVEPGGTRTVTVPVAEDRTYDFAVQGADGFEKRFTGMLDCRTKAAGTGGDVHTLNGPTPTPVVVGPGDVNLAETGTTGAAPWIVGTAITLVVLGGTALVVARQRDTGRGN from the coding sequence GTGAGACGTCTCACCGCCGGGACGCTGGTGGCCGGATTCGCCGCCGCCGGTGTACTGGCCGGCGCCGGGACGGCGGCCGCCGGCGACGGGACGACGCGGGGTGAGGGCGGGGCTGCCGCGACCGTGGACGGCCTGAAGACGTACGGCGAGGCCGTGATCCGCAGCGCCGCCGGGAACCAGCAGGTGTCGGCGGGGCTGTTCGAGATGTCCGTCGAGGGCGGCGGCATGCTGCAGACGTACTGCGTCGACATCCACACTCCCACGCAGACGGACGCCGAGTACGACGAGACCGCCTGGAGCGGCACCTCGCTGGGCGCCAACGAGGACGCCGGCAGGATCCACTGGATCCTGCGGAACTCCTACCCCCAGGTGAACGACCTCGCGGCGCTCGCCGACCGGGCGGGCGTCCGGGGCGAGCTGACCGAACAGGACGCGGCGGCCGGTACGCAGGTGGCGATCTGGCGCTACTCCGACGACGTGGACGTGGACGCCGTCGACCCGCAGGCGGAGCAGCTCGCGGACTACCTGGAGAAGAACGCGCGGAACCAGCCGGAGCCGAAGGCGTCACTGACCCTGGACCCGCCGGCCGTCTCCGGACGCCCCGGAGGGCTGCTCGGCCCGGTGACGGTACGTACGGACGCGGGCAGCGTGACGGTGTCGCCGCCGGCGGACGCCACCACGAGCGGGATCCGGATCCTGGACGCGGACGGCCTGCCGGTCACCACCGCGGTGGACGGCACCAGGGTGTTCTTCGAGATACCCGAGGACGCGCAGGCGGATACGGTCCAGCTGACCGCGCAGGCCTCGACCACGGTGCCGGTCGGCCGGGCGTTCGCCTCCGGGAGCCGCAGCCAGACGCAGATCCTGGCCGGCTCCAGCACCTCGACGGTCTCCGCGACGGCGAGCGCGACCTGGGCGGAGCAGGGCGCGATACCGGCGATGTCCGCCCGGAAGAACTGCGCCGAGGGCGGCGTCGATGTCATCACCGCCAACCAGGACGACGAGCCCTTCACCTTCGAACTCGCCGGGCGCGAGTACACCGTGGAGCCGGGCGGGACCCGCACGGTGACGGTCCCGGTGGCCGAGGACCGGACGTACGACTTCGCGGTCCAGGGCGCGGACGGCTTCGAGAAGCGGTTCACCGGCATGCTCGACTGCCGGACCAAGGCCGCCGGGACCGGCGGCGACGTCCACACCCTCAACGGCCCCACCCCCACCCCCGTGGTGGTCGGCCCCGGCGACGTCAACCTCGCCGAAACCGGCACCACCGGCGCGGCCCCCTGGATCGTCGGCACCGCCATCACCCTGGTCGTCCTCGGCGGAACAGCGTTGGTCGTCGCCCGCCAGCGCGATACGGGACGTGGCAACTGA
- the ettA gene encoding energy-dependent translational throttle protein EttA, whose product MAEFIYTMRKARKAHGDKVILDDVTLSFYPGAKIGVVGPNGAGKSTVLKIMAGLEQPSNGDAFLTPGYTVGILLQEPPLTEDKTVLENVQEGVAEVKGKLDRFNEIAEQMATEYTDALMDEMGKLQEQLDHANAWDLDAQLEQAMDALGCPPGDWPVANLSGGEKRRVALCKLLLEAPDLLLLDEPTNHLDAESVNWLEQHLAKYEGTVVAVTHDRYFLDNVAGWICEVDRGRLHGYEGNYSKYLETKAARLKVEGAKDVKRQKRLKDELEWVRSNAKGRQAKSKARLARYEEMAAEADKMRKLDFEEIQIPPGPRLGSIVVEVSNLSKGFGEKVLIDDLSFTLPRNGIVGVIGPNGAGKTTLFKMIQGFEEPDSGSIKVGDTVKISYVDQSRANIDPKKTLWAVVSDELDYINVGQVEMPSRAYVSAFGFKGPDQQKPAGVLSGGERNRLNLALTLKQGGNLLLLDEPTNDLDVETLGSLENALLEFPGCAVVVSHDRWFLDRVATHILAYEGESKWFWFEGNFESYEKNKIERLGPDAARPHRATYKKLTRG is encoded by the coding sequence TTGGCTGAGTTCATTTACACCATGCGCAAGGCGCGCAAAGCGCACGGCGACAAGGTGATCCTCGACGATGTCACCCTGAGCTTCTATCCGGGAGCGAAGATCGGTGTCGTCGGTCCGAACGGTGCCGGTAAGTCGACCGTTCTGAAGATCATGGCGGGGCTGGAGCAGCCGTCCAACGGCGATGCCTTCCTCACCCCCGGTTACACCGTGGGCATCCTGCTCCAGGAGCCTCCGCTGACCGAGGACAAGACCGTCCTGGAGAACGTCCAGGAGGGTGTTGCCGAGGTCAAGGGCAAGCTCGACCGGTTCAACGAGATCGCCGAGCAGATGGCGACCGAGTACACCGACGCGCTCATGGACGAGATGGGCAAGCTGCAGGAACAGCTCGACCACGCCAACGCCTGGGACCTCGACGCCCAGCTCGAGCAGGCCATGGACGCCCTGGGCTGCCCGCCCGGCGACTGGCCCGTCGCCAACCTCTCCGGTGGTGAGAAGCGCCGCGTCGCGCTCTGCAAGCTGCTGCTCGAGGCGCCCGACCTGCTGCTCCTCGACGAGCCCACCAACCACCTCGACGCCGAGTCGGTGAACTGGCTCGAGCAGCACCTCGCCAAGTACGAGGGCACCGTCGTCGCCGTCACCCACGACCGGTACTTCCTGGACAACGTCGCCGGGTGGATCTGCGAGGTCGACCGCGGCCGCCTGCACGGCTACGAGGGCAACTACTCCAAGTACCTCGAGACCAAGGCCGCCCGCCTCAAGGTCGAGGGCGCCAAGGACGTGAAGCGGCAGAAGCGCCTCAAGGACGAGCTCGAGTGGGTCCGCTCCAACGCCAAGGGACGCCAGGCCAAGTCCAAGGCCCGCCTCGCCCGGTACGAGGAGATGGCCGCCGAGGCCGACAAGATGCGGAAGCTGGACTTCGAGGAGATCCAGATCCCGCCGGGTCCGCGACTGGGCAGCATCGTCGTCGAGGTGAGCAACCTCAGCAAGGGCTTCGGCGAGAAGGTCCTCATCGACGACCTCTCCTTCACGCTGCCGCGCAACGGGATCGTCGGGGTCATCGGGCCCAACGGTGCGGGCAAGACCACGCTGTTCAAGATGATCCAGGGGTTCGAGGAGCCCGACTCCGGGTCGATCAAGGTCGGCGACACCGTCAAGATTTCCTACGTCGACCAGAGCCGCGCCAACATCGACCCCAAGAAGACGCTCTGGGCCGTCGTGTCCGACGAGCTCGACTACATCAACGTCGGCCAGGTCGAGATGCCCTCCCGGGCGTACGTCTCCGCCTTCGGCTTCAAGGGCCCGGACCAGCAGAAGCCCGCCGGTGTCCTCTCCGGCGGTGAGCGCAACCGGCTGAACCTCGCGCTCACCCTCAAGCAGGGCGGCAACCTGCTGCTCCTCGACGAGCCCACCAACGACCTCGACGTCGAGACCCTCGGCAGCCTCGAGAACGCGCTGCTCGAGTTCCCCGGGTGCGCCGTGGTCGTCTCCCACGACCGGTGGTTCCTGGACCGGGTCGCCACCCACATCCTCGCCTACGAGGGCGAGTCCAAGTGGTTCTGGTTCGAGGGCAACTTCGAGTCGTACGAGAAGAACAAGATCGAGCGGCTCGGTCCGGACGCAGCGCGCCCGCACCGCGCCACCTACAAGAAGCTGACCCGGGGCTGA
- a CDS encoding acyl-CoA thioesterase produces the protein MRHIYHCPLRWADMDAYGHVNNVVFLRYLEEARIDFLFRPDKDFQQGSVVARHEIDYKRQLVHRRAPVDIELWVTEMRAASFTLTYEVKDGDQVYVRASTVIVPFDFEAQRPRRITQEEREFLQEYTDDGGSEGDAAAGTEQDEAVAA, from the coding sequence TTGCGGCACATCTACCACTGCCCGCTGCGCTGGGCGGACATGGACGCGTACGGCCACGTCAACAACGTGGTCTTCCTCCGGTATCTGGAGGAGGCCCGTATCGACTTCCTGTTCCGCCCGGACAAGGACTTCCAGCAGGGGTCCGTGGTGGCGCGCCACGAGATCGACTACAAGCGGCAGCTCGTCCACCGGCGCGCACCCGTGGACATCGAGCTGTGGGTCACGGAGATGCGGGCCGCGTCCTTCACCCTCACCTACGAGGTGAAGGACGGCGACCAGGTCTACGTCCGCGCGTCCACGGTGATCGTGCCGTTCGACTTCGAGGCGCAGCGTCCGCGCCGCATCACCCAGGAGGAGCGGGAGTTCCTCCAGGAGTACACGGACGACGGCGGCAGCGAGGGCGACGCCGCCGCCGGCACCGAACAGGACGAGGCCGTCGCGGCATGA
- a CDS encoding globin → MTEIRRGTLPEQTFYEQVGGEETFRRLVHRFYEGVAEDPLLRPMYPEEDLGPAEERFTLFLIQYWGGPTTYSQDRGHPRLRMRHVPFKVDRAAHDAWLKHMRDALDELGLSEEHDETLWKYLTYAAASMINSPG, encoded by the coding sequence GTGACAGAGATTCGGCGCGGCACGCTTCCGGAGCAGACGTTCTACGAGCAGGTCGGCGGGGAGGAGACCTTCCGTCGGCTCGTCCACCGTTTCTACGAGGGCGTGGCCGAGGACCCGTTGCTGCGTCCCATGTACCCGGAGGAGGACCTCGGCCCGGCCGAGGAGCGGTTCACGTTGTTCCTGATCCAGTACTGGGGCGGTCCGACCACGTACAGCCAGGACCGGGGTCATCCCCGGCTGCGGATGCGGCACGTGCCGTTCAAGGTCGACCGGGCCGCGCACGACGCCTGGCTGAAGCACATGCGCGACGCCCTCGACGAACTGGGCCTGTCCGAGGAGCACGACGAGACGCTGTGGAAGTACCTGACGTACGCGGCGGCCTCGATGATCAACTCCCCGGGCTGA
- a CDS encoding methyltransferase domain-containing protein produces MGGHAAQQDPDDLAGAARAALVREIGAGGAFDADPVWREAFAAVPRHLFVPSYYVGVVGGYERRWGGSADPRAREAWLRGVYEDVPLAIRMRDGELLSSSSQPSLMAVMLVELGVRDGDRVLEIGTGSGYNAALLAHRLGDDDLVTTVDLDPEIAESARRHLDAAGHHPVVVTGDGAHGVPARAPYDRIIVTCALPSVPGTWLPQCRPGARVLAPFATGLVALTVHGPTHAEGRFLRTPAYFVPLRGANRSRGVPAGASDLADVPRRAREHDRFRFLLTLTAGSVGAREAYDVWRHEGRPQRERYGLTVGEKHCWAWLDDPGGPHRWVLPS; encoded by the coding sequence ATGGGCGGGCACGCTGCTCAGCAGGATCCCGACGACCTCGCCGGTGCGGCGCGGGCGGCGCTGGTGCGTGAGATCGGCGCGGGTGGCGCGTTCGACGCCGACCCGGTGTGGCGGGAGGCGTTCGCGGCCGTCCCGCGCCATCTGTTCGTGCCGTCCTACTACGTGGGCGTCGTCGGGGGCTACGAGCGGCGGTGGGGCGGGAGCGCCGACCCCCGGGCGCGCGAGGCCTGGCTGCGTGGCGTGTACGAGGACGTCCCGCTGGCCATCCGGATGCGTGACGGAGAACTGCTCTCCTCCAGCAGTCAGCCGTCCCTCATGGCGGTGATGCTCGTCGAACTGGGCGTCCGCGACGGCGACCGGGTCCTGGAGATCGGCACCGGCAGCGGCTACAACGCCGCCCTGCTCGCGCACCGGCTCGGGGACGACGACCTGGTCACCACCGTCGACCTCGACCCGGAGATCGCCGAGTCGGCCCGCCGGCACCTGGACGCCGCCGGTCACCACCCGGTGGTCGTCACCGGCGACGGCGCCCACGGGGTGCCCGCACGTGCCCCCTACGACCGGATCATCGTGACCTGCGCGCTGCCGTCCGTGCCCGGAACCTGGCTCCCCCAGTGCCGGCCCGGCGCCCGTGTGCTCGCCCCGTTCGCCACCGGCCTGGTCGCCCTCACCGTGCACGGTCCGACGCACGCCGAGGGCCGGTTCCTGCGCACGCCCGCCTACTTCGTGCCGCTGCGCGGCGCGAACCGGTCGCGGGGGGTGCCGGCCGGTGCGAGCGACCTGGCCGACGTGCCGCGCCGGGCCAGGGAGCACGACCGGTTCCGGTTCCTGCTGACCCTGACCGCGGGCAGCGTCGGGGCCCGGGAGGCGTACGACGTGTGGCGGCACGAGGGGAGGCCGCAGCGTGAACGCTACGGACTCACGGTCGGCGAGAAGCACTGCTGGGCATGGCTGGACGACCCAGGAGGGCCGCACCGCTGGGTGCTGCCCTCCTGA
- a CDS encoding FHA domain-containing protein, whose product MPTCPNGHQSGSEDWCEVCGHRMAGPVPPPPPPPPGGGYGFPPPGGQSGYGAPGGPGPGGRAEPCPQCRTPREGAAPFCEECRWNFLTNTATSYTPAAPRPAGPGPGGPGPGGPGGHGGYQQPPPPSYGGGNGDDSYDYQGSRPSQVNRPAEPIPQGPPGFGGAPSRPVPPPPGPGGYGGPGGPGGPGGPNGPGGPGPHGGQGGPGGQGGYGGPGGPNGPGGPSGPNGPGGPQAYRSGPPAPPGFPQETGRPPQGGPAFGGDDDWVISPPSGGPGGGQGGPGQHGQGQHGQGQHGQGQHGGYGYPQPGATQAPPGPGGFPQQPRGPVTWTATIGPDRDYFMAMMHRSGPEATGLHLPAYSPEQQRTLTGNQLTIGRRRHSTGDTPDIDLSTPPEDPGVSHQHAVLVQQPDGSWAVVDQNSTNGTTVNGGEEPIQPFVPVPLQDGDRVHVGAWTTLTIRRG is encoded by the coding sequence ATGCCGACCTGCCCGAACGGACACCAGTCGGGTTCCGAGGACTGGTGCGAGGTGTGCGGCCACCGCATGGCGGGGCCCGTGCCGCCGCCCCCTCCCCCGCCGCCCGGCGGTGGCTACGGATTCCCTCCTCCCGGCGGCCAGAGCGGCTACGGGGCACCCGGCGGTCCCGGCCCCGGTGGCAGAGCCGAGCCGTGCCCGCAGTGCCGCACGCCGCGTGAGGGCGCCGCGCCGTTCTGCGAAGAGTGCCGGTGGAACTTCCTGACGAACACGGCGACCTCGTACACCCCGGCCGCCCCGCGCCCCGCCGGTCCCGGACCGGGCGGACCCGGCCCCGGCGGCCCGGGTGGTCACGGCGGGTACCAGCAGCCGCCCCCGCCGTCGTACGGCGGTGGCAACGGCGATGACTCCTACGACTACCAGGGCTCCCGCCCGTCCCAGGTGAACCGGCCGGCCGAGCCGATCCCACAGGGCCCGCCCGGCTTCGGCGGCGCCCCCTCACGTCCGGTACCGCCGCCGCCCGGTCCGGGCGGATACGGAGGTCCCGGTGGACCCGGTGGACCCGGTGGTCCGAACGGTCCCGGTGGACCCGGTCCGCACGGTGGACAGGGCGGTCCGGGCGGCCAGGGCGGATATGGGGGTCCCGGTGGCCCGAACGGCCCCGGAGGCCCCAGTGGTCCGAACGGCCCCGGCGGTCCGCAGGCGTACCGGTCCGGTCCGCCCGCCCCGCCGGGATTCCCGCAGGAGACCGGTCGGCCGCCGCAGGGCGGTCCCGCCTTCGGCGGTGACGACGACTGGGTCATCTCCCCGCCGTCCGGTGGCCCCGGTGGCGGCCAGGGCGGCCCCGGTCAGCACGGGCAGGGACAGCACGGGCAGGGACAGCACGGGCAGGGACAGCACGGTGGCTACGGCTACCCGCAGCCCGGTGCGACCCAGGCGCCGCCCGGTCCCGGCGGCTTCCCGCAGCAGCCCCGGGGTCCGGTGACCTGGACCGCGACGATCGGTCCGGACCGCGACTACTTCATGGCGATGATGCACCGCTCCGGCCCCGAGGCCACGGGCCTGCACCTGCCCGCGTACTCGCCCGAGCAGCAGCGCACCCTCACCGGTAACCAGCTCACGATCGGCCGTCGGCGCCACTCCACCGGTGACACCCCCGACATCGACCTGTCGACGCCGCCGGAGGACCCGGGCGTCTCGCACCAGCACGCGGTGCTGGTGCAGCAGCCGGACGGCAGTTGGGCGGTCGTGGACCAGAACTCGACGAACGGCACGACGGTCAACGGCGGGGAGGAACCGATTCAGCCGTTCGTCCCGGTCCCGCTCCAGGACGGCGACCGCGTCCACGTGGGCGCCTGGACGACCCTCACCATCCGCCGCGGCTGA